From the Vicia villosa cultivar HV-30 ecotype Madison, WI unplaced genomic scaffold, Vvil1.0 ctg.000664F_1_1, whole genome shotgun sequence genome, one window contains:
- the LOC131630252 gene encoding transcription factor MYB14-like: MDGSSCGDKNSLRKGKWTHEEDNKLIAYVTRYGCWNWRQLPKFAGLERCGKSCRLRWLNYLRPDLKRGNFSQQEEETIIKLHEKLGNRWRVIAANLPGRTDNEIKNHWHTNLKKRFIKNNKSETKRETEKSKTSNSNKHPAMEEANKLEGALENNIVPNITNPLSSTPSSSGFSSITMDTAAATISYESSILDDYELPLYMDVLSDSFWTEPYMIDNSYVPPNEEASLLTVGYEHEYFSPMYDIELWSNGQ, from the exons ATGGATGGAAGCTCTTGTGGTGACAAAAATAGTTTGCGAAAAGGCAAGTGGACTCATGAAGAAGACAACAAGTTGATTGCTTATGTAACTAGATATGGCTGCTGGAATTGGCGACAACTACCTAAATTTGCAG GTCTTGAAAGATGTGGAAAGAGTTGTAGATTAAGGTGGTTGAACTATCTAAGACCAGATCTCAAAAGAGGAAACTTTTCTCAACAAGAAGAAGAGACTATCATCAAGCTTCATGAAAAACTTGGTAATAG ATGGAGAGTGATTGCTGCAAATTTACCCGGGAGAACAGATAACGAGATAAAGAATCATTGGCACACCAACTTGAAAAAGCGTTTTATAAAGAATAATAAGTCTGAAACTAAAcgtgaaacagaaaaatccaaaacttcaaattcaaataaacaccCTGCAATGGAAGAAGCCAATAAACTTGAAGGAGCATTAGAAAACAATATTGTTCCAAATATTACAAATCCATTGTCTTCAACCCCATCATCGAGTGGATTCTCTTCCATAACAATGGACACTGCAGCAGCCACAATATCATATGAAAGTTCAATTCTTGATGACTATGAGCTTCCTTTATACATGGATGTTTTGAGTGATAGTTTCTGGACAGAACCATATATGATAGACAATTCATATGTTCCTCCAAATGAAGAAGCTAGCTTATTAACGGTGGGATATGAACATGAATACTTTAGTCCTATGTACGATATTGAACTTTGGAGCAATGGACAATAA